GACCCTGAACCTGTCGGCGGTAAAGTCTATCTCGTGCGCTTTGGGCGCCCTCTTGAGCATATCCCTGAGCGCCCCCACCAGGTCGAAGAGTGTGGCGTCCATAAGGACCTCGTCTTCCGGGCTCTCCATCTCGCCCGGCGGGAAGGGCATCCCCCTGGTAAATACGTCCCTGCCGAGGACGAGCCTCTGGCTGATATCCAGCGCCGCCTCCTTAAAGCTCCGGTAGATGAGGAGCTTCTTTATAAGGTCCTCCCTCGGGTCGTGTCCTTCCTCTTCCTCCTCCCCCTCCTCCGGAAGCGGCAGGAGCATCTTGCTCTTTATGTGGACGAGCGTAGCCGCCATAACGAGGAACTCTCCGGCGAGGTCGAGGTCCATGCCCTTTATCATCTCCACGTACTCGAGGTACTGCTCGGTTATGTTGGAGACGGATATGTCGTAGATGTCGACCTCCTGCTTCTTTATGAGGTGCAGGAGGAGGTCGAGCGGACCTTCGAATATTTCGAGCTTTACGTTATAGGACATAAGCGGTCAGGCGAGCCCCATGGCGGCCCTTACGGCCGTCATGGTCTTCTGTGCCACCTCCCTCGCCCTCGCCTCGCCTTCCCTGAGAATCGACCACACCCGCTCCGGGTCTTTCGAGAGCTCGGCCCTCTT
The sequence above is a segment of the Thermodesulfobacteriota bacterium genome. Coding sequences within it:
- a CDS encoding segregation/condensation protein A, with the translated sequence MSYNVKLEIFEGPLDLLLHLIKKQEVDIYDISVSNITEQYLEYVEMIKGMDLDLAGEFLVMAATLVHIKSKMLLPLPEEGEEEEEGHDPREDLIKKLLIYRSFKEAALDISQRLVLGRDVFTRGMPFPPGEMESPEDEVLMDATLFDLVGALRDMLKRAPKAHEIDFTADRFRVTDKVNHIMEVLGREKSVIFTDLFNPNSTRGEIIATFLATLELARMLLIRIHQSGEGEIRIYQTSGEVRPGEII